The following proteins are encoded in a genomic region of Arvicanthis niloticus isolate mArvNil1 chromosome 21, mArvNil1.pat.X, whole genome shotgun sequence:
- the LOC117693696 gene encoding cathelicidin antimicrobial peptide-like, with protein MQSHRDVPSLWRLLSLLLLLGLGLPLAISQTLSYREAVLHAVDAFIQQSLDINLYLLLDLDSEPQEDEDPDTPNYVRFRVKKTLCGKAMLQIPEQCAFKEQGVVKQYMGTITLNPASDSFDISCNGPGIQPFRFKKVSWLAGLLRKGGEKIGEKLKKIGQKIKDFFFFQKLAPETEQ; from the exons ATGCAGTCCCATAGGGACGTCCCTTCCCTGTGGAGGTTGCTATCACTGCTGTTGCTACTGGGCCTGGGGTTGCCTCTAGCCATCTCCCAGACTCTCAGCTACAGGGAGGCTGTGCTCCATGCTGTGGATGCCTTCATCCAGCAGTCCTTGGACATCAATCTCTACCTTCTTTTAGACCTGGATTCTGAGCCCCAAGAg GATGAGGACCCAGATACTCCCAATTATGTGAGGTTCCGAGTGAAGAAGACTCTGTGTGGCAAGGCAATGCTGCAGATACCTGAGCAATGTGCCTTCAAGGAACAGGGG GTGGTGAAGCAGTATATGGGGACAATCACCCTGAACCCGGCCTCAGATTCTTTTGACATCAGCTGTAATGGG CCTGGTATACAGCCCTTTCGGTTCAAGAAAGTTTCATGGCTGGCTGGACTCCTCcggaaaggtggggagaagattGGTGAAAAGCTTAAGAAAATTGGCCAGaaaattaaggatttttttttttttcagaaacttgcACCTGAGACAGAGCAGTAG